One genomic region from Amycolatopsis sp. FBCC-B4732 encodes:
- a CDS encoding MoxR family ATPase, translating into MTDLLASPEELAVALDGTGYLADDGLATAGFLALKMGRPLFCEGEPGTGKTSLALALAAALERPLVRLQCHEGIDAAQALYEWDFPRQLLHLRALEAVGTLDVEAAERSLYTERFLLARPLLQALKAPCVLLVDEIDRADDEFEAFLLQLLDENAVTIPEYGEVRAAQPPLVVLTSNRTREVHDALKRRCLYHWLEHPDLVREVMILRRRIPRIGEVLARQVAEAVHRLREMDLLKPPGVAESLDWARALMTLERDELDAATAARTLGAVLKYSEDLDRVRAKLDALFA; encoded by the coding sequence GTGACCGACTTGCTCGCCTCGCCCGAAGAACTCGCCGTTGCTCTCGACGGGACCGGTTACCTCGCCGATGACGGGCTGGCCACCGCCGGGTTCCTCGCGCTCAAGATGGGGCGCCCGCTCTTCTGCGAAGGCGAACCCGGTACCGGCAAGACCTCGCTCGCCCTCGCCCTCGCCGCCGCGCTCGAGCGTCCTCTCGTGCGGCTCCAGTGCCACGAGGGCATCGACGCCGCCCAGGCGCTCTACGAGTGGGACTTCCCCCGCCAGCTCCTGCACCTCCGGGCGCTCGAAGCCGTCGGCACGCTCGATGTCGAGGCCGCCGAACGGTCGCTCTACACCGAACGGTTCCTCCTCGCCCGGCCCCTCCTGCAGGCTCTCAAAGCTCCCTGCGTCCTGCTCGTCGACGAGATCGACCGCGCCGACGACGAGTTCGAAGCCTTCCTCCTGCAGCTGCTCGACGAGAACGCCGTCACCATCCCCGAGTACGGGGAGGTCCGCGCCGCGCAGCCGCCGCTCGTCGTGCTCACCTCCAACCGGACGCGGGAGGTGCACGACGCTCTCAAACGGCGGTGCCTCTACCACTGGCTGGAACACCCCGACCTGGTTCGGGAGGTCATGATCCTGCGCCGTAGAATCCCTCGAATAGGTGAAGTTTTAGCTCGGCAGGTCGCTGAAGCGGTGCATCGGCTCCGTGAAATGGACCTGCTGAAGCCACCGGGAGTAGCTGAGTCACTCGATTGGGCGAGAGCCCTGATGACTCTTGAGCGCGACGAGCTGGACGCGGCCACCGCGGCGCGGACGCTCGGGGCCGTCCTGAAGTACAGCGAAGACCTCGACCGGGTACGGGCGAAACTCGACGCCCTGTTCGCCTGA
- the pcaD gene encoding 3-oxoadipate enol-lactonase, with protein MSSVRVHRVVEGPEDGPVVVFGGSLGSDLRMWEPQVVPLLERGFRVVRYDTRGHGASPVPPGPYELDDLGADVVALLDELEVERAHLVGLSLGAMTGMWLGAHAPDRVASLVLCCTSAKLGPPSMWAERAAKVRAEGTSAVAAAGVTRWLTPGYAERHPDRAAYLRSMIAGVPAEGYAACCGVIERMDQLDALPKITAPTLVIAGAEDPATPPEEHSRPIAESIPGARLEVVADAAHLGSYEQPAEFTRLILDHLERV; from the coding sequence GTGAGCTCCGTGCGGGTGCACCGGGTCGTGGAAGGCCCGGAGGACGGGCCGGTGGTGGTGTTCGGCGGGTCGCTCGGCAGCGACCTCCGGATGTGGGAGCCCCAGGTGGTGCCGCTGCTCGAACGCGGCTTCCGGGTGGTCCGCTACGACACGCGCGGCCACGGCGCATCCCCGGTCCCACCGGGTCCGTACGAACTCGACGACCTGGGCGCCGACGTCGTCGCGCTGCTCGACGAGCTCGAGGTCGAGCGGGCCCACCTGGTGGGGCTTTCGCTCGGCGCGATGACGGGCATGTGGCTCGGCGCCCACGCACCGGACCGGGTGGCGAGCCTGGTGCTGTGCTGCACGTCCGCGAAGCTCGGCCCGCCGAGCATGTGGGCCGAGCGGGCCGCGAAGGTCCGCGCCGAGGGCACTTCCGCGGTCGCGGCGGCCGGCGTCACCCGCTGGCTCACCCCGGGCTACGCCGAGCGGCACCCCGACCGCGCCGCCTACCTGCGGTCGATGATCGCCGGGGTCCCGGCCGAGGGGTACGCGGCGTGCTGTGGCGTGATCGAGCGGATGGACCAGCTCGACGCGCTGCCGAAGATCACCGCCCCGACCCTGGTGATCGCGGGCGCGGAAGACCCTGCGACCCCGCCGGAGGAGCACTCGCGCCCGATCGCGGAGAGCATCCCGGGCGCGCGGCTGGAAGTCGTCGCGGACGCGGCGCACCTGGGCAGCTACGAGCAGCCGGCGGAGTTCACCCGGCTGATCCTCGACCACTTGGAGCGAGTGTGA
- the pcaH gene encoding protocatechuate 3,4-dioxygenase subunit beta encodes MATPTELRLPRYGQDPEGTHPPLNSTGYRSTALRHPKQDLVLLPQMLTEVTGPLLGPGRLGELDNDLTRQHAGEPQGQRIIVTGRLLDGDGRPVRDSLVEIWQANAGGRYRHTGDRWPSPLDPNFDGVGRALTDNDGRYTFTTIKPGAYPWKNHDNAWRPAHIHFSVFGSAFTQRLVTQMYFPDDPLFSQDPIFNSIPDEKARQRMVSRYDHEITQSEWALGFQFDIVLRGRDASVFEEEEDEDE; translated from the coding sequence GTGGCCACTCCGACCGAACTCAGGCTGCCGCGCTACGGGCAGGACCCCGAAGGCACGCACCCCCCGCTGAATTCCACCGGCTACCGCTCCACGGCCCTGCGGCACCCCAAGCAGGACCTGGTGCTTCTCCCGCAGATGCTGACCGAGGTCACCGGCCCGCTGCTCGGCCCGGGCCGGCTCGGCGAGCTCGACAACGACCTGACCCGCCAGCACGCGGGCGAGCCGCAGGGCCAGCGGATCATCGTCACCGGCCGGCTCCTCGACGGCGACGGCCGCCCGGTGCGCGACTCCCTCGTCGAGATCTGGCAGGCGAACGCCGGCGGCCGCTACCGGCACACCGGCGACCGCTGGCCGTCGCCGCTCGACCCGAACTTCGACGGCGTCGGGCGCGCACTGACCGACAACGACGGCCGCTACACCTTCACCACCATCAAGCCCGGCGCCTACCCGTGGAAGAACCACGACAACGCCTGGCGCCCCGCGCACATCCACTTCTCGGTGTTCGGCTCGGCGTTCACCCAGCGGCTGGTCACCCAGATGTACTTCCCGGACGACCCGCTGTTCTCCCAGGACCCGATCTTCAACTCGATCCCGGACGAAAAGGCCCGTCAGCGGATGGTCTCGCGCTACGACCACGAGATCACCCAATCCGAATGGGCGCTCGGGTTCCAGTTCGACATCGTGCTGCGCGGGCGCGACGCGTCGGTGTTCGAAGAGGAAGAGGACGAGGACGAATGA
- the pcaC gene encoding 4-carboxymuconolactone decarboxylase: MTDRHEQGMKVRREVLGDEHVDRAVAGTTDFSRPFQDYITEGAWGSVWSRDGLDRRTRSCVTLAALTALQAHNELAMHVRAAVRNGLTAAEISEVLLHTAVYAGAPAANAAFAIAQRTLAELGEPSARPADAG; encoded by the coding sequence GTGACCGACCGGCACGAACAGGGCATGAAGGTGCGGCGCGAGGTGCTCGGGGACGAGCACGTCGACCGCGCGGTCGCGGGCACGACGGACTTCAGCCGCCCGTTCCAGGACTACATCACCGAGGGCGCGTGGGGGTCGGTGTGGTCCCGCGACGGCCTCGACCGCCGGACGCGCAGCTGCGTGACGTTGGCGGCGCTGACGGCGTTGCAGGCGCACAACGAGCTGGCGATGCACGTCCGCGCGGCGGTCCGCAACGGCCTGACGGCGGCGGAGATCAGCGAGGTCCTGCTGCACACGGCCGTCTACGCGGGCGCGCCGGCGGCGAACGCGGCGTTCGCCATCGCGCAGCGCACCCTCGCCGAGCTCGGCGAGCCGAGCGCCCGGCCGGCCGACGCCGGATAG
- a CDS encoding NTP transferase domain-containing protein — MADPPPRATRVAGLLLAAGAGRRFGGPKALVELDGEPLVHRALQTLTAAGCTPIRVVVGAAANEVRALLPDPLSAVFAEGWQTGMGASLRAGLAALAETPDAPVAALVHLVDLPWVGPEILTRIAAEATPEAVARASYNGVPGHPVLLGRDWWPEIAATAQGDRGARDWLATRKDLKLIECADLGSGRDVDRPTDLPNPPPR, encoded by the coding sequence ATGGCTGACCCCCCACCGCGGGCCACCCGGGTCGCCGGCCTCCTCCTGGCCGCAGGAGCCGGCCGCCGTTTCGGCGGCCCGAAGGCCCTGGTCGAACTGGACGGCGAACCCCTGGTCCACCGAGCCCTCCAAACCCTGACGGCGGCAGGCTGCACCCCGATCCGCGTAGTCGTGGGCGCAGCAGCCAACGAAGTCCGCGCCCTGCTACCCGACCCGTTGTCGGCGGTGTTCGCGGAGGGCTGGCAGACGGGCATGGGAGCCTCCCTCCGAGCAGGCTTGGCCGCACTGGCCGAAACCCCCGACGCTCCGGTGGCGGCCTTGGTCCACCTGGTCGACCTGCCGTGGGTAGGCCCGGAGATCCTCACGAGGATCGCCGCGGAGGCAACCCCGGAAGCGGTGGCCCGCGCGTCGTACAACGGAGTCCCCGGCCACCCAGTCCTCCTCGGTCGCGACTGGTGGCCGGAGATCGCAGCCACCGCCCAAGGCGACCGAGGCGCCCGAGACTGGCTCGCGACCCGCAAGGACCTGAAGCTGATCGAGTGCGCCGACCTGGGCAGCGGCCGCGACGTCGACCGCCCCACCGACTTGCCGAACCCGCCGCCCCGCTGA
- a CDS encoding IclR family transcriptional regulator C-terminal domain-containing protein, whose product MDAGRPIDVELDSEPAHRGAHHVQSLERGLAVIKAFHAGAAELTLSDVARATGLTRAAARRFLLTLTDLGYVRTDGKYFSLTARVLELGYAYLSSMTLPEVAQPHLEKLSATVHESSSVSVLEGTDIVYVARVAISRIMTVSINVGTRFPAYATSMGHVLLAGLSKAELEAYFLVASLDRLTDHTVTAPDPLRAELAAVADQGWAMVDQELEEGLRSVAAPIHDRKGRTVAAVNLSTHASRTTAESVRENLVPPLLETARAIEADLAIGAPGRAHG is encoded by the coding sequence ATGGACGCGGGGAGGCCGATCGACGTCGAGCTGGACAGCGAGCCGGCGCACCGTGGTGCCCACCACGTGCAGTCGCTGGAGCGCGGCCTGGCCGTGATCAAGGCCTTCCACGCGGGAGCGGCGGAGCTGACCCTGAGCGACGTCGCCCGCGCGACCGGCTTGACCCGCGCGGCGGCCCGCCGGTTCCTGCTGACGTTGACCGACCTCGGCTACGTCCGCACCGACGGCAAGTACTTCTCCCTGACCGCGCGCGTGCTGGAGCTGGGCTACGCGTACCTGTCGAGCATGACGTTGCCCGAGGTGGCCCAGCCGCACCTGGAGAAGCTGTCCGCGACGGTCCACGAGTCGAGCTCGGTCTCGGTCCTCGAAGGAACGGACATCGTCTACGTCGCGCGGGTGGCGATCTCCCGGATCATGACGGTCAGCATCAACGTGGGCACCCGCTTCCCGGCGTACGCGACCTCGATGGGCCACGTCCTGCTGGCCGGCCTCAGCAAGGCGGAGCTGGAGGCGTACTTCCTGGTGGCGAGCCTGGACCGCCTCACCGACCACACGGTGACGGCCCCGGACCCCCTGCGCGCGGAACTGGCGGCGGTGGCCGACCAGGGCTGGGCAATGGTCGACCAGGAACTGGAGGAGGGCCTCCGCTCGGTGGCGGCCCCGATCCACGACCGCAAGGGCCGCACAGTGGCGGCGGTCAACCTGTCCACGCACGCCAGCCGCACGACGGCGGAGTCGGTCCGCGAGAACCTGGTCCCCCCACTCCTGGAGACGGCCCGCGCGATCGAAGCGGACCTGGCGATCGGAGCCCCGGGCCGAGCCCATGGCTGA
- a CDS encoding thiolase family protein — MTDVYILDAIRTPFGRYGGALAGVRPDDLAAGVLKALQARTGLDPSTVDEVTLGDANGAGEDNRNVARMATLLAGWPTTVPGSTVNRLCGSGLDAAIQASRAIQVGDASLVVAGGVESMTRSPLVMPKPEKAFPAGNQTLYNTALGWRMVNPAMPSQWTVSLGESTEQLAERYGIGRDEQDAFAARSHVNAAKAWDEGFYDDLVVPVEGVDLARDEGIRPDSGPEKLAKLKPVFRKENGTVTAGNASPLNDGASALLLGDEAAAGRLNRAPLARIAGRGAAGVDPDVFGIGPVRAAEIALERAGIGWDDLAAVELNEAFAAQSLACLRDWKDLDPEIVNTHGGAIAIGHPLGASGGRILGTLAHDLHRRGGGWGLAAICIGVGQGLAVVLEGR, encoded by the coding sequence ATGACCGACGTCTACATCCTCGACGCGATCCGCACCCCGTTCGGCCGCTACGGCGGGGCGCTGGCCGGCGTCCGCCCGGACGACCTCGCCGCCGGGGTCCTCAAAGCTCTCCAGGCCCGCACCGGCCTCGATCCGTCCACAGTGGACGAAGTCACCCTCGGCGACGCGAACGGCGCGGGCGAGGACAACCGCAACGTCGCCCGCATGGCCACGCTGCTGGCCGGCTGGCCGACGACCGTCCCGGGCAGCACCGTCAACCGCCTCTGCGGCTCCGGCCTCGACGCGGCGATCCAGGCGAGCCGGGCGATCCAGGTCGGCGACGCCTCCCTCGTCGTCGCCGGCGGCGTCGAGTCGATGACCCGCTCGCCGCTGGTCATGCCGAAGCCCGAAAAGGCGTTCCCCGCCGGCAACCAGACCCTCTACAACACCGCGCTCGGCTGGCGGATGGTCAACCCGGCGATGCCGTCGCAGTGGACGGTCTCCCTCGGCGAGTCCACCGAACAGCTCGCCGAGCGCTACGGCATCGGCCGCGACGAGCAGGACGCCTTCGCCGCGCGCAGCCACGTCAACGCCGCCAAGGCCTGGGACGAAGGCTTCTACGACGACCTCGTCGTCCCGGTCGAGGGCGTCGACCTGGCCCGCGACGAAGGCATCCGGCCGGACTCCGGCCCCGAGAAGCTCGCCAAGCTGAAGCCCGTGTTCCGCAAGGAAAACGGCACCGTCACGGCGGGCAACGCCTCCCCGCTCAACGACGGCGCCTCGGCCCTCCTGCTCGGCGACGAAGCCGCCGCCGGCCGGCTGAACAGGGCCCCGCTCGCCCGCATCGCCGGCCGGGGCGCGGCCGGCGTCGACCCGGACGTCTTCGGCATCGGCCCGGTGCGCGCGGCCGAGATCGCCCTCGAGCGCGCCGGCATCGGCTGGGACGACCTGGCCGCGGTCGAGCTCAACGAGGCCTTCGCCGCGCAGTCGCTCGCCTGCCTGCGCGACTGGAAGGACCTCGACCCGGAGATCGTCAACACCCACGGCGGCGCGATCGCCATCGGGCACCCGCTCGGCGCGTCGGGCGGCCGGATCCTCGGCACCCTGGCCCACGACCTGCACCGCCGCGGCGGGGGCTGGGGCCTGGCCGCCATCTGCATCGGCGTCGGCCAGGGCCTGGCCGTCGTCCTCGAAGGCCGGTAA
- the pcaG gene encoding protocatechuate 3,4-dioxygenase subunit alpha has translation MTKLLPTPSQTVGPYLSIGLPWPDGPHVVPEGTPGAFRIRGTVRDGNGDPVPDAMIETWQADPDGGFAHPDDPRGAANGEFRGFGRCPTDVDGTYEILTLLPGVVPGEGGTTQARHIDVSVFARGLLNRVVTRIYFEDQDNSADPVLATVPAERRATLIAAKTDDGYRFDVRLQGDGETVFFAV, from the coding sequence ATGACCAAGCTGCTCCCCACCCCTTCGCAGACGGTCGGCCCCTACCTGTCGATCGGGCTGCCCTGGCCCGACGGCCCGCACGTCGTGCCCGAGGGCACGCCCGGCGCGTTCCGGATCCGCGGCACGGTCCGCGACGGCAACGGCGACCCGGTCCCGGACGCGATGATCGAGACCTGGCAGGCCGACCCCGACGGCGGCTTCGCCCACCCGGACGACCCGCGTGGCGCGGCGAACGGCGAGTTCCGCGGCTTCGGCCGCTGCCCGACCGACGTCGACGGCACGTACGAGATCCTCACGCTGCTGCCCGGCGTGGTCCCCGGCGAAGGCGGCACCACGCAGGCCCGGCACATCGACGTGTCGGTGTTCGCGCGCGGCCTGCTCAACCGGGTCGTCACGCGGATCTACTTCGAGGACCAGGACAACTCCGCGGACCCGGTGCTGGCGACCGTCCCGGCGGAGCGGCGCGCCACGCTCATCGCGGCGAAGACCGACGACGGCTACCGCTTCGACGTGCGCTTGCAGGGCGACGGCGAGACGGTGTTCTTCGCGGTATGA